In Rubrivirga marina, the following are encoded in one genomic region:
- a CDS encoding sigma-70 family RNA polymerase sigma factor: MTSSLQDAVERYCAERDANGTRADDYARSVAVAALPLVRSLSRRIALPDHPLASYADLENAGMLGMLQALGSYDPSRGTPFASFAYGRIRGSLVDFLRTIDCLSRDRRRRVAEANRTAQTLQQELGDEPRAAQVADRLGVSVRSYNRLLGDAQQRFALSLYDGQGTDRPSPIDTLPAPDVEPADADAERRSLYAFVEALVERLPEREQRIVHLYFFEGLTLREIAGEFHLTEARISQILSKTLRTLRGRMDQHAVAA, translated from the coding sequence ATGACCTCTTCGCTCCAAGACGCCGTCGAACGCTACTGCGCCGAGCGCGACGCAAACGGAACCCGCGCTGACGACTACGCCCGCTCCGTGGCCGTCGCCGCCCTCCCGCTCGTCCGCTCGCTCTCGCGGCGGATCGCGCTCCCGGACCACCCGCTCGCGTCCTACGCCGACCTCGAGAACGCGGGGATGCTGGGGATGCTCCAGGCGCTCGGGAGCTACGACCCCTCGCGCGGGACGCCGTTCGCGTCGTTCGCCTACGGCCGGATCCGAGGCTCCCTCGTCGACTTCCTCCGCACGATCGACTGCCTCAGCCGGGACCGACGGCGCCGCGTGGCCGAGGCCAACCGGACCGCCCAGACGCTCCAGCAGGAGCTCGGCGACGAGCCCCGCGCCGCCCAGGTCGCCGACCGACTCGGAGTGAGCGTCCGGTCCTACAACCGGCTCCTCGGCGACGCCCAGCAACGGTTCGCCCTCTCGCTCTACGACGGCCAGGGCACCGACCGGCCCTCCCCCATCGACACGCTCCCGGCCCCCGACGTCGAGCCGGCCGACGCCGACGCCGAGCGCCGGTCGCTCTACGCCTTCGTCGAGGCCCTCGTCGAGCGGCTCCCCGAGCGCGAGCAGCGGATCGTCCACCTGTACTTCTTCGAGGGCCTGACCCTCCGCGAGATCGCCGGCGAGTTCCACCTCACCGAGGCGCGGATCTCGCAGATCCTCTCCAAGACGCTCCGGACGCTCCGCGGGCGGATGGACCAGCACGCCGTGGCCGCCTAG
- a CDS encoding aminotransferase class V-fold PLP-dependent enzyme: MLDLRDRFVTPPSPAAELRAFTHGLMPRTVPALMAGFCEDWAERGVDAWNRVPDRWGLGHDTGWWSMPEDLADAYVAPMLAAPAGTCVLQPNVHWTVQALLSCDGPFEGRDEVVMTEGEFPSVRHSVQRWAGLRDLRPVDVSANADWAVDLDAIADAITDRTAWVIVSHVGFATGEVIPDADLRRLADAAHARGALLAVDGYHATASLPQDVEAIGADVYFGGLLKEACGSSGNAYLYVRPGLDLRPRLAGWFADAEPFAFAPAPADHPEVRRRFLGGTTAVASMYHAVEGLRILLDVGIDAVRADTLAKGARGIERADALGLPLRSPREAARRGAMVVFEIDAADRLVRWLKTQDVYVDARRGRLLRFSPFVWNPVEDVDRLFDAVEEALATGAHRELPEIDEGGPVT; this comes from the coding sequence GTGCTCGACCTCCGCGACCGCTTCGTCACCCCTCCGTCACCCGCCGCCGAGCTCCGCGCCTTCACCCACGGGCTGATGCCCCGGACCGTCCCCGCCCTCATGGCCGGGTTCTGCGAGGACTGGGCCGAGCGCGGCGTCGACGCCTGGAACCGCGTGCCCGACCGGTGGGGCCTCGGCCACGACACCGGCTGGTGGTCGATGCCCGAGGACCTCGCCGACGCCTACGTCGCCCCGATGCTGGCGGCGCCGGCCGGGACGTGCGTCCTCCAGCCGAACGTCCACTGGACGGTCCAGGCGCTCTTGTCGTGCGACGGGCCGTTCGAGGGGCGCGACGAGGTGGTGATGACGGAGGGCGAGTTCCCGTCGGTCCGCCACTCGGTCCAGCGGTGGGCCGGCCTGCGCGACCTCCGCCCCGTCGACGTGTCCGCAAACGCCGATTGGGCCGTCGACCTCGATGCCATCGCCGACGCCATCACCGACCGTACGGCCTGGGTCATCGTCTCACACGTCGGGTTCGCGACCGGCGAGGTGATCCCCGACGCCGACCTCCGCCGGCTCGCCGATGCCGCGCACGCCCGGGGGGCGCTCCTCGCCGTCGACGGCTACCACGCGACGGCCTCCCTGCCTCAGGACGTCGAGGCCATCGGGGCCGACGTCTACTTCGGCGGCTTGCTGAAAGAGGCCTGCGGGTCGAGCGGGAACGCCTACCTCTACGTCCGCCCCGGGCTCGACCTCCGGCCTCGCCTCGCCGGCTGGTTCGCCGACGCCGAGCCGTTCGCCTTCGCCCCCGCCCCGGCCGACCACCCCGAGGTGCGTCGTCGCTTCCTGGGCGGCACGACGGCCGTCGCGTCGATGTACCACGCCGTCGAGGGCCTGCGGATTCTGCTCGACGTCGGCATCGACGCCGTCCGCGCTGACACCCTCGCCAAGGGCGCGCGCGGGATCGAGCGGGCCGACGCGCTCGGCCTCCCGCTCCGCTCGCCCCGCGAGGCCGCCCGCCGCGGCGCCATGGTCGTCTTCGAGATCGACGCCGCCGACCGGCTCGTCCGCTGGCTCAAGACGCAGGACGTCTACGTCGATGCGCGGCGCGGGCGGCTCCTCCGGTTCTCGCCGTTCGTGTGGAACCCGGTCGAGGACGTCGACCGGCTCTTCGACGCCGTCGAGGAGGCCCTCGCCACCGGGGCCCACCGGGAGCTCCCGGAGATCGACGAGGGCGGCCCCGTCACGTAA
- a CDS encoding peptidylprolyl isomerase: MRPILSALLLVVAAGAVAQPVAPGQRLDGIAAVVGEQVVLYSEVDALVQQTTQGREAPPDLWSRALDRLVDQRIVIARARQDTTLNVTDDIVSQRVDQQVAQLAAQVGGEPQLVQAYGRSIDEIKVSVREDVRDELLLQQYQGRRMREVKVTPGEVRDWFDRIPESERPEVPELVRVAHIVKIPASDEAGEARVRAFAETLRDSILAEQATIEDLANRYSDDPGNTNRDGTQNGGLYTTLRLTDLEPRFQAAAAAAEPGDISPVFETPFGYHVLRVNSRDGNRISFNHILLQVEVGEDEAEAARETLSVLRDSIQAGTPFEAIARRHSEEPQSAARGGYVSVPQTRQRDLSAEGLGPQWRATIDTLEVGEISEPAPVTLADAEGTQAFHIVLLQKRTPAHPLSVTDDYALLSQYALQEKQNEVLQEWVDDLRETVYVDIRAEQYQPPAGG; this comes from the coding sequence ATGCGACCGATTCTCTCCGCCCTCCTCCTCGTCGTCGCGGCCGGTGCCGTGGCCCAGCCGGTGGCCCCCGGCCAGCGCCTCGACGGCATCGCCGCCGTCGTCGGCGAGCAGGTCGTCCTCTACTCCGAGGTCGACGCCCTCGTCCAGCAGACGACGCAGGGACGCGAGGCGCCGCCGGACCTCTGGAGCCGCGCGCTCGACCGCCTCGTCGACCAGCGCATCGTCATCGCGCGGGCCCGGCAGGACACGACGCTCAACGTCACCGACGACATCGTCTCGCAGCGGGTCGACCAGCAGGTGGCCCAACTCGCGGCGCAGGTCGGCGGCGAGCCCCAGCTCGTCCAGGCCTACGGCCGCTCGATCGACGAGATCAAGGTGTCGGTCCGCGAGGACGTCCGCGACGAGCTCCTGCTCCAGCAGTACCAGGGCCGCCGGATGCGCGAGGTCAAGGTGACGCCGGGCGAGGTCCGCGACTGGTTCGACCGGATCCCGGAGAGCGAGCGGCCCGAAGTGCCCGAGCTCGTCCGCGTGGCGCACATCGTCAAGATCCCCGCCAGCGACGAGGCCGGCGAGGCCCGCGTCCGCGCTTTCGCCGAGACCCTCCGAGACTCGATCCTCGCCGAGCAGGCCACCATCGAGGACCTCGCCAACCGGTACTCCGACGACCCCGGCAACACGAACCGCGACGGGACCCAGAACGGCGGGCTCTACACGACGCTCCGCCTGACCGACCTCGAGCCGCGCTTCCAGGCCGCCGCCGCCGCCGCCGAGCCGGGCGACATCTCGCCCGTGTTCGAGACGCCGTTCGGCTACCACGTCCTCCGCGTCAACTCCCGCGACGGCAACCGGATCTCGTTCAACCACATCCTCCTCCAGGTCGAGGTGGGCGAGGACGAGGCCGAGGCGGCGCGCGAGACGCTGTCGGTTCTCCGCGACTCGATCCAGGCCGGGACGCCGTTCGAGGCCATCGCCCGCCGCCACTCCGAGGAGCCCCAGAGCGCGGCACGCGGCGGCTACGTCTCCGTCCCCCAGACGCGCCAGCGCGACCTCTCGGCCGAGGGCCTCGGCCCCCAGTGGCGCGCGACGATCGACACGCTCGAGGTCGGCGAGATCTCGGAGCCCGCGCCCGTCACCCTCGCCGACGCCGAGGGCACGCAGGCCTTCCACATCGTCCTGCTCCAGAAGCGGACGCCGGCCCACCCGCTCTCCGTCACCGACGACTACGCGCTCTTGAGCCAGTACGCGCTCCAAGAGAAGCAGAACGAGGTGCTCCAGGAGTGGGTCGACGACCTCCGCGAGACGGTCTACGTCGACATCCGGGCCGAGCAGTACCAGCCGCCGGCGGGCGGCTAG
- a CDS encoding anti-sigma factor, with product MTFALFPCPDEDAEVLLNEYVDGELDPARQPDLFAHLATCADCRTQFDALLTFRLAARQEPLAVPASADAALFSRLDRVRRQSRRARMRRADRSALGGALRQRVSVGAMLAIVCVAAFLGSVLASDPAAPPQTLDERVVEAVLEDGSLYLIDPGVTVEAPRTARPATD from the coding sequence ATGACGTTCGCCTTGTTCCCCTGCCCCGACGAGGACGCCGAAGTCCTCCTCAACGAGTACGTCGACGGCGAGCTGGACCCGGCCCGCCAGCCCGACCTGTTCGCCCACCTCGCCACCTGCGCCGACTGCCGCACGCAGTTCGACGCGCTCCTCACGTTCCGCCTCGCGGCGCGCCAGGAGCCCCTCGCCGTGCCCGCCTCGGCCGACGCGGCGCTGTTCTCGCGGCTCGACCGCGTCCGCCGCCAGTCGCGCCGCGCCCGGATGCGCCGGGCCGACCGCTCGGCGCTCGGCGGCGCCCTCCGCCAGCGGGTCTCCGTCGGCGCCATGCTCGCCATCGTGTGCGTGGCCGCGTTCCTGGGCAGCGTCCTCGCCTCCGATCCTGCCGCTCCGCCGCAGACGCTGGATGAACGCGTCGTCGAGGCCGTCCTCGAAGACGGGTCGCTCTACCTCATCGACCCCGGCGTGACGGTCGAGGCCCCGCGGACCGCCCGCCCCGCCACCGACTGA
- a CDS encoding AAA family ATPase, with translation MPIDPKDPAAVDALADAYRQLRAEVGRVVVGQEAAVEGLVVALLARGHTLLVGVPGLAKTLLIRTLSDALELSFRRIQFTPDLMPSDITGSEVVEEEPGTGRRAFRFVKGPVFAHVILADEINRTPPKTQAALLEAMQEGHVTAAGQTFDLPKPFFVLATQNPIEQEGTYPLPEAQLDRFMLNLWLDYPPFADEVAIVKGTTSGEAAEIRPVLSADDLGAYQALVRNAPVADHVVEHAVRLASRTRPGRDGAPDFVTQYLSYGAGPRASQYLVLGAKALALLDGRVTPLAADVDRIAVPVLRHRIVTNFNAEAEGVSSVDVIERLVGLGD, from the coding sequence ATGCCCATCGACCCGAAAGACCCCGCCGCCGTCGACGCGCTGGCGGACGCCTACCGCCAGCTCCGCGCCGAGGTCGGCCGGGTCGTGGTGGGGCAGGAGGCGGCCGTCGAGGGGCTCGTCGTGGCGCTCCTGGCGCGCGGCCACACGCTCCTCGTCGGCGTGCCGGGCCTGGCCAAGACGCTCCTCATCCGGACGCTCTCGGACGCGCTCGAGCTCTCGTTCCGGCGGATCCAGTTCACGCCGGACCTCATGCCGAGCGACATCACGGGCTCGGAGGTCGTCGAGGAGGAGCCGGGCACGGGCCGCCGCGCGTTCCGGTTCGTGAAGGGGCCCGTGTTCGCCCACGTGATTCTGGCCGACGAGATCAACCGGACGCCGCCGAAGACGCAGGCGGCGCTCCTGGAGGCGATGCAGGAGGGCCACGTCACGGCGGCCGGCCAGACGTTCGACCTCCCGAAGCCGTTCTTCGTCCTCGCCACGCAGAACCCGATCGAGCAGGAGGGGACGTACCCGCTGCCGGAGGCCCAGCTCGACCGGTTCATGCTCAACCTGTGGCTCGACTACCCGCCGTTCGCAGACGAGGTCGCGATCGTCAAGGGCACGACCTCGGGCGAGGCGGCGGAAATCCGCCCCGTTCTCTCGGCCGACGACCTCGGCGCGTACCAGGCGCTCGTCCGCAACGCGCCCGTGGCCGACCACGTCGTCGAGCACGCCGTCCGGCTGGCGTCGCGGACGCGGCCCGGCCGTGACGGCGCGCCCGACTTTGTGACGCAGTACCTCTCGTACGGCGCCGGCCCGCGCGCGAGCCAGTACCTCGTGCTCGGGGCCAAGGCGCTCGCGCTCCTCGACGGCCGTGTGACGCCCCTCGCGGCCGACGTCGACCGGATCGCGGTGCCCGTCCTGCGGCACCGGATCGTGACCAACTTCAACGCGGAGGCCGAGGGCGTGTCGAGCGTCGACGTGATCGAGCGGCTCGTCGGGCTGGGCGACTAG
- a CDS encoding peptidylprolyl isomerase, whose translation MPTPRLVLFTFAAAILAGCGGSRPSTEPAPLGPDGTPIVATWSADTLTLAALDAAYAATDGAVVDTTQTPLARRQDFLERYVDFQLKVLAARQAGYADDSSYVAEVAEYRDQLAGPYFTDRRILDAIIEDLYSKQAEQIAVSHVLFLLSPAERDTAAVYARANALRDSILAGQISFGDAAAQYSEDPSAASNRGDIGWITGGRTVLAFEDAAYDTPVGEVSEPVRTRFGVHLVHPTAREANRPEIRASHILIRTSDEVSVDSARGVIASLRERVLAGEDFAELAQEYSEDPGSGARGGDLGMFGRGRMVPPFEEAAFALQTPGDLSEPVESRFGVHLIQLTEVAERPTYEEAYPELRSLALRLPRSAVRRQAVGREYIDEVGGSYDEALVREAVEQVPSDSLVAFVRAEGFGTYNDQTFATVGDSTYQFSELVPVVSRMRFGPHPAGEVIETFRAYVDEKAVELAISRLEDRDPEFARVFRSYADGVLLFRIAEDSVWTPAKEDTAGLRAYFDAHPGEFRWPERRRAFAFRAASDSLLRAVAADLDAGMSAPEAFRARQAEIDANRIRLDTVFVADSTGSTLDAVLSLQVGDRSEVALERAQRVLYVLDGIEAPRDKTFQEARAEIITRYQDQVEDEWEARLRARYDAETYPERVPAQSSVTLPEPEGAPTVISNGAR comes from the coding sequence ATGCCCACGCCCCGCCTCGTCCTTTTCACGTTCGCCGCCGCGATCCTCGCCGGGTGCGGCGGGTCCCGCCCGTCGACCGAGCCGGCCCCGCTGGGGCCCGACGGGACGCCCATCGTCGCCACCTGGAGCGCCGACACCCTCACGCTCGCCGCCCTCGACGCGGCCTACGCCGCCACCGACGGCGCCGTCGTCGACACGACGCAGACGCCGCTCGCGCGCCGCCAGGACTTCCTCGAGCGCTACGTCGACTTCCAGCTCAAGGTCCTCGCCGCGCGCCAGGCCGGCTACGCCGACGACTCGTCGTACGTCGCCGAGGTCGCTGAGTACCGCGACCAGCTCGCCGGCCCCTACTTCACCGACCGCCGGATCCTCGACGCCATCATCGAGGACCTCTACTCCAAGCAGGCCGAGCAGATCGCCGTCTCGCACGTCCTGTTCCTCCTGAGCCCGGCCGAGCGCGACACGGCCGCCGTCTACGCCCGCGCCAACGCGTTGCGCGACTCGATCCTCGCCGGCCAGATCTCGTTCGGCGACGCCGCCGCCCAGTACTCCGAGGACCCGTCGGCCGCGTCGAACCGTGGCGACATTGGGTGGATCACGGGGGGCCGGACGGTCCTCGCCTTCGAGGACGCGGCCTACGACACGCCGGTCGGCGAGGTCTCGGAGCCGGTCCGCACCCGGTTCGGCGTCCACCTCGTCCACCCGACGGCGCGCGAGGCCAACCGGCCGGAGATCCGCGCCAGCCACATCCTCATCCGGACCTCCGACGAGGTCTCGGTCGACTCGGCCCGCGGCGTCATCGCGTCGCTCCGCGAGCGCGTCCTCGCGGGCGAGGACTTCGCCGAGCTGGCGCAGGAGTACTCCGAGGACCCGGGCTCCGGCGCCCGCGGCGGCGACCTCGGCATGTTCGGCCGCGGCCGGATGGTGCCGCCGTTCGAAGAGGCCGCCTTCGCGCTCCAGACCCCGGGCGACCTCTCGGAGCCGGTCGAGTCGCGCTTCGGCGTCCACCTCATCCAGCTCACCGAGGTCGCCGAGCGGCCGACGTACGAGGAGGCCTACCCCGAGCTCCGCTCGCTGGCGCTCCGGCTCCCGCGGTCGGCCGTCCGCCGTCAGGCCGTCGGGCGCGAGTACATCGACGAGGTCGGCGGGAGCTACGACGAGGCGCTCGTGCGCGAGGCCGTCGAGCAAGTCCCCTCCGACTCCCTCGTGGCGTTCGTCCGCGCGGAGGGCTTCGGGACCTACAACGACCAGACGTTCGCGACCGTCGGCGACTCGACCTACCAGTTCTCGGAGCTCGTCCCGGTCGTCTCACGAATGCGGTTCGGGCCGCACCCGGCCGGCGAGGTGATCGAGACGTTCCGCGCCTACGTCGACGAGAAGGCCGTCGAGCTGGCGATCTCGCGCCTGGAGGACCGCGACCCCGAGTTCGCCCGCGTCTTCCGGAGCTACGCCGACGGGGTCCTCCTCTTCCGGATCGCCGAGGACAGCGTGTGGACGCCGGCCAAGGAGGACACGGCCGGGCTCCGCGCCTACTTCGACGCGCACCCGGGCGAGTTCCGCTGGCCCGAGCGCCGCCGCGCCTTCGCGTTCCGCGCCGCCTCCGACTCGCTCCTCCGCGCCGTCGCCGCCGACCTCGACGCGGGCATGAGCGCCCCCGAGGCGTTCCGCGCCCGCCAGGCCGAGATCGACGCCAACCGGATCCGCCTCGACACGGTCTTCGTGGCCGACTCGACGGGCTCGACGCTCGACGCGGTCCTCAGCCTCCAGGTCGGCGACCGGAGCGAGGTCGCCCTCGAGCGTGCGCAGCGCGTCCTCTACGTGCTCGACGGCATCGAGGCCCCGCGGGACAAGACGTTCCAGGAGGCCCGCGCTGAGATCATCACGCGGTACCAGGACCAGGTCGAAGACGAGTGGGAGGCCCGCCTCCGCGCGCGCTACGACGCCGAGACCTACCCCGAGCGCGTGCCTGCCCAGTCGTCGGTGACGCTGCCCGAGCCGGAGGGCGCACCGACCGTGATCTCCAACGGCGCCCGGTAG
- a CDS encoding peptidyl-prolyl cis-trans isomerase, whose amino-acid sequence MSGRVLVLLALAALAACADTPPPDAQGGGTVVARVGESTLTEGDVADALGDVPASLDSVTAREQVVEQWVQRELLVQEARRQGLDQDPTVRRRLAEAERAALELAALNAHFDRVPATPSDAELQAYYDRHREALALREPYVRLRHLRLRDPSRAEDARASFQRAVASAVPDSLFALVAREYADDPEGAVAFSSEYVSESQIGALDDVLAERVSALPAGAQVAAVPVGRVVHVVQVVDRVPAGTVPPFRLVRDELAERVGVQQRRDASARLLQQLRAEARSRGALEMPEE is encoded by the coding sequence TTGTCGGGACGCGTCCTCGTTCTCCTCGCACTGGCGGCGCTCGCCGCCTGCGCCGACACGCCGCCGCCCGACGCCCAGGGCGGCGGCACCGTCGTCGCTCGCGTGGGGGAATCGACGCTGACGGAGGGGGACGTGGCGGACGCGCTGGGCGACGTCCCCGCCAGCCTCGACAGCGTGACGGCGCGCGAGCAGGTCGTCGAGCAGTGGGTCCAGCGCGAGTTGCTCGTGCAGGAGGCCCGCCGCCAGGGGCTCGACCAGGACCCGACGGTCCGCCGCCGCCTCGCCGAGGCGGAGCGGGCCGCGCTCGAGCTGGCCGCGCTCAACGCCCACTTCGACCGCGTCCCGGCCACGCCGTCCGACGCCGAACTCCAAGCGTACTACGACCGGCACCGCGAGGCCCTCGCCCTCCGCGAGCCGTACGTCCGGCTCCGCCACCTCCGCCTGCGCGACCCGTCGCGCGCCGAGGACGCCCGCGCCTCGTTCCAGCGCGCCGTCGCCTCGGCCGTCCCCGACTCGCTCTTCGCCCTCGTCGCCCGCGAGTACGCCGACGACCCCGAGGGGGCCGTGGCCTTCTCCTCCGAGTACGTCTCCGAGAGCCAGATCGGCGCGCTCGACGACGTGCTCGCCGAACGGGTGTCCGCGCTCCCGGCCGGCGCCCAGGTCGCCGCGGTGCCCGTCGGCCGCGTGGTCCACGTGGTCCAGGTGGTCGACCGCGTGCCGGCGGGGACGGTCCCGCCGTTCCGGCTCGTCCGCGACGAGCTCGCCGAGCGGGTCGGCGTGCAGCAGCGGCGCGACGCCTCGGCCCGGCTCCTCCAGCAGCTCCGGGCCGAGGCCCGCTCCCGCGGCGCCCTCGAGATGCCCGAGGAGTGA
- a CDS encoding RNA polymerase sigma factor: protein MPPDDPALIDAFRQGDEFAFVALYDRYKGAIFAYCAKMLLDRTAAEDLLQETFARAYEHRERLLNSTSFKAWLFTIARNQCLNALRKRGREVGFEPEAPEPPSRGATPFGNLLKSEQAELVSRTLDQLSPSYREVVVLREYQNLSYAEIAAVTKTTESSVKSKLFKARRKIGEILRPWLHPDEAPGPASVPAVAAPVR from the coding sequence ATGCCGCCCGACGACCCTGCCCTGATCGACGCGTTCCGCCAGGGCGACGAGTTCGCCTTCGTCGCGCTCTACGACCGCTACAAGGGCGCCATCTTCGCCTACTGCGCCAAGATGCTGCTCGACCGGACGGCCGCGGAGGACCTCCTCCAGGAGACGTTCGCGCGGGCCTACGAGCACCGCGAGCGCCTCCTCAACTCGACGTCGTTCAAGGCGTGGCTCTTCACAATCGCCCGGAACCAGTGCCTCAACGCGCTCCGCAAGCGGGGCCGCGAGGTCGGCTTCGAGCCCGAGGCGCCAGAGCCCCCGTCGCGCGGCGCCACGCCGTTCGGGAACCTCCTCAAGAGCGAGCAGGCCGAGCTCGTGAGCCGGACGCTCGACCAGCTCTCGCCGAGCTACCGCGAGGTCGTCGTGCTCCGGGAGTACCAGAACCTGAGCTACGCCGAGATCGCGGCCGTGACCAAGACGACCGAGTCCTCGGTCAAGAGCAAGCTGTTCAAGGCCCGCCGGAAGATCGGCGAGATCCTCCGGCCGTGGCTCCACCCCGACGAGGCGCCGGGGCCGGCGTCCGTCCCTGCCGTCGCCGCCCCCGTCCGCTGA
- a CDS encoding amidohydrolase family protein, whose product MRLLLALLLVPPALGQDLAIRDVHLIDVEAGVVVPDQTVVVADGQIVAVGTDVGVPDGVEVVEGDGRYLMPGLWDMHAHLRHPIAPTIILPQLMAHGITGVREMGSECENKDDPVCLDQMLAWRDQIAGGTLVGPRLIELSSFPLNPPWDYAVAEDEARAIVRELHGRGVDLIKTYYRLSPEALGWIADEAAALGIYAAGHLPLAMTTAEAAAAGVRSVEHTRDLLFDCFPGSAAFRAEAHSQNPPPAVMRAMVEDHDPAVCDATFEAMIAHGTAYVPTHVTRRMDALADDPAFRDDPRRRFLPAIVWDSWQADADRMIALDPSPEGRATGRAFHRLGLDLTRRAHEAGVTVLLGTDGGDTYSFFGSSAHDELALLVEAGLSPADALAAATIRPAEFVGLGGTFGTVEAGKHADLILVRADPLTDIENVRQIEAVILGGRLFDRDSLDALRERVEAAVAAMDAEEAP is encoded by the coding sequence ATGCGCCTGCTCCTCGCCCTCCTCCTCGTCCCCCCCGCGCTCGGTCAGGACCTCGCGATCCGCGACGTCCACCTCATCGACGTCGAGGCGGGCGTGGTCGTCCCCGACCAGACCGTCGTGGTCGCCGACGGGCAGATCGTCGCCGTCGGCACTGACGTGGGGGTCCCCGACGGCGTCGAGGTCGTCGAGGGCGACGGCCGGTACCTGATGCCGGGCCTGTGGGACATGCACGCCCACCTCCGGCACCCGATCGCGCCGACGATCATCTTGCCCCAGCTCATGGCCCACGGGATCACGGGCGTCCGCGAGATGGGGTCCGAGTGCGAGAACAAGGACGACCCGGTCTGCCTCGACCAGATGCTCGCGTGGCGGGACCAGATCGCAGGCGGGACGCTCGTCGGGCCGCGGCTCATCGAGCTGAGCAGCTTCCCGCTCAACCCGCCGTGGGACTATGCCGTCGCCGAGGACGAGGCGCGGGCGATCGTCCGGGAACTCCACGGCCGCGGGGTCGACCTCATCAAGACGTACTACCGGCTCTCGCCAGAGGCCCTGGGGTGGATCGCCGACGAGGCCGCCGCGCTCGGGATCTACGCGGCCGGCCACCTCCCGCTGGCCATGACGACCGCCGAGGCGGCCGCGGCCGGCGTCCGGAGCGTCGAGCACACGCGCGACCTCCTGTTCGACTGCTTCCCCGGCTCGGCCGCGTTCCGCGCCGAGGCCCACTCGCAGAACCCACCGCCCGCCGTGATGCGCGCGATGGTCGAGGACCACGACCCGGCCGTCTGCGACGCGACGTTCGAGGCGATGATCGCCCACGGCACGGCGTACGTCCCGACCCACGTGACGCGCCGGATGGACGCGCTGGCCGACGACCCGGCGTTCCGCGACGACCCGCGACGTCGCTTCCTCCCCGCCATCGTCTGGGACTCGTGGCAGGCCGACGCCGACCGGATGATCGCCCTCGACCCGTCGCCCGAAGGCCGGGCGACGGGCCGCGCGTTCCACCGACTCGGGCTCGACCTCACGCGGCGTGCCCACGAGGCCGGCGTGACGGTCCTGCTCGGGACCGACGGCGGCGACACGTACAGCTTCTTCGGGTCGAGCGCCCACGACGAGTTGGCGCTCCTCGTCGAGGCCGGCCTCTCCCCCGCCGACGCCCTCGCCGCCGCCACGATCCGCCCCGCCGAGTTCGTCGGCCTCGGGGGCACGTTCGGGACCGTCGAGGCGGGCAAGCACGCGGACCTCATCCTCGTCCGCGCCGACCCACTCACCGACATCGAAAACGTCCGCCAGATCGAGGCCGTGATCCTCGGTGGGCGGCTCTTCGACCGGGACTCGCTCGACGCCCTGCGAGAGCGCGTCGAGGCCGCCGTCGCCGCGATGGACGCTGAGGAGGCTCCTTAG